The Acidimicrobiales bacterium DNA window CCACGTCGTAGGCGACCGGATACTGCACCTCGACGCCCGGCTGTTCTACAAGCACCGCGGCCTCGAACACGCCGCCGCAGGCCTGCCGCTCCCGGACGCGCTACCTGTCGTGGCGAGAGCGTGCGCGGCCTGCTCGGCCGCCAATGGCATCGCCTACGCCACCGCGGTCGAGGAACTGCTCGGGTTGCGGACCACGGTCGAGCTGGCCCGGGCCCGGACCTTGCTGCTCGAGCTCGAGCGGACCTGGAACCACCTCAATGACATCGCCGCCATCTGCGCCGGCGTGGGGATGGCCGCCGGCAACGCCCACTTCCTGGGCCTCACCGAGCGGGCCCGGCGGATCAACGCCGCGGTCACCGGCCACCGGTTCCTGATGGGCAGCGTGGCTGTCGGCCACAGTCACATCGCGTGCGATCCGGCCACCGTACGATCAGCACGCCAGAACCTCCAGGAGATCGAAGCCGCGGCCGAGATGGGCTGGCGGGAGCTGTCGTTTAACGCCTCGTTCCAGGATCGTCTCGGTGGGGTCGGCGTCGTCGACGCGCCAACCGCGGCGCGCCTCGGCGTCGTCGGCCCGGCCGCCCGAGCCACCGGAATTGCCGATGACGCTCGATCTATATCGAGTTATCCGGACTATCAAGACTTCGAGCCGGCGACCGTGTCGTCTCCGGCGGGTGATGTGCAGGCCCGCATGCAACAGCGGATGCTCGAGCTCCGCCAGACCTTCCTCCTGCTCGGCCAGATCCTCGACGCCGGCCCGCTTAATCCGGCCCAGGCCGTTGTTGACGATTCCACCCCTCCAATACAGATCGGCGTCGGGCTGGTGGAGAGTTCGCGCGGCGCCACGAGCTGCATAGTCGAGAGGAACGGCGACACCGTGGGCCGAGTGCGCCTGCGGACGTCGTCTTACGCCAACTGGCCGGCGGTCGCCCAGGCCGCGGTCGGCAACCTGTTGCCCGACTTCCCCTTGATCAACAAGAGCTTCGAGCTCTGCTACGCCTGCTGCGATCGATGACGTCAACTGCGAGCCTCGAGCTCTTCCACGCCTGCCCGGGGTCCCCGACGACCACTCTCAGTCTCGAGCTCCTCCAGGCCTGGGGCCGGCCCTGATGTTCACCTTGTTGCGCGACCTCCGGCGGCTGCGCCGCCAGATCGATCTGCCTTCGCCGGACCGACCGCGATCCCTCGCCATCCGCCACGTCGACGCCGGCTCGTGCAACGGGTGTGAACACGAACTCACCCTCGCCTCAGGCCCGTACTATGACCTTCAGCGATTCGGGCTCGGCGTCGTGGCCTCACCTCGCCACGCCGACGTCCTACTGGTAACTGGGATCGTGACCACCCGCATGCACGACGCCCTCTTGGTCGCCTACCACGCCATGCCCGGACCCCGCCGGGTCGCCGCGCTCGGTGACTGCGCCCTCGGACACAACGTCATCGGTGCGGAGAACACCCTGGCCGGTCCAGTGGCCGCCATCCTCCCTGTCGATCTGACCATCCCGGGGTGCCCGCCGACGCCGGATCAGATCGCCGCGGCCTTACTCGAACTCGTCGACCGTGACCCCCCGGCTACAGGCCGACTGTTCCGCCGACCAGCTCGCGAATGAGGTCAGCGTGCCCGTTATGGCGGGCGTCCTCCTCGATCATGTACACATAGATTGAACGGAGCGAACAGGCCTCGCCGTTGCGAGTCGTGCCAGTGTCGTCTAGATCGCGCATGAACGAGTAGGCCCGGGTGGCGCGTGGGGCGCCTCCGGTCCCCAGAAAGGGCTGAGCCACCCATCGACCAGTGCTTCGAAGTTCATGGCCTCCTTTTCGACCGGTATCGCGGACCGGCCGGTCGAGCGAACGGATACGGCGATGACAACGGCCTCGCTTCCCCAAGACCCTGACCTCAACCAGCTTCGCAAGCAGGCCCGCGAAGTGCAGCGGGCCGTTCGTAGCGGTGATCCGTCCGCTAGCGAGATCAACACGAGGTTCGTGACCGGATAACCGGCGGTACGGGCTATATAGGTGTCTGGCTTATGAGGACACTTCACCCGCGTGTTTGGGGACGCTCTGACCGCAGCAGCGTGAGGCGCGGGCGACGAGCCGATCCGTGCGCG harbors:
- a CDS encoding NADH-quinone oxidoreductase subunit C — translated: MTTAAMTGYRAEIEAALASGWRARNLYATGGGRTVRVLLTAPDGRNQLTAVDADRDGAVPSIVDLAPGLAWDEREAHDLHGVAFSGHEPLRPLIDHSAALKAWTVAVHGHDPYQVAVGPIHAGVIESGHFRFHVVGDRILHLDARLFYKHRGLEHAAAGLPLPDALPVVARACAACSAANGIAYATAVEELLGLRTTVELARARTLLLELERTWNHLNDIAAICAGVGMAAGNAHFLGLTERARRINAAVTGHRFLMGSVAVGHSHIACDPATVRSARQNLQEIEAAAEMGWRELSFNASFQDRLGGVGVVDAPTAARLGVVGPAARATGIADDARSISSYPDYQDFEPATVSSPAGDVQARMQQRMLELRQTFLLLGQILDAGPLNPAQAVVDDSTPPIQIGVGLVESSRGATSCIVERNGDTVGRVRLRTSSYANWPAVAQAAVGNLLPDFPLINKSFELCYACCDR